One window of Chamaesiphon minutus PCC 6605 genomic DNA carries:
- a CDS encoding vWA domain-containing protein gives MSFYRSILNTSLVILLASLTACGSDTNKASAPASSPTKPAATETKTSPTASVQGLNSGAKMDSSAPLQSEAPPIEAPTEESYKSIEDNQFYTADRQPLSTFSIDVDAASYSNIRRFINGGQLPPKDAVRIEEMVNYFPYDYPQPTGDKPFSINTEVATAPWNPQHKLVQIGLQGKKISMEKLPPNNLVFLLDVSGSMNEPNKLPLLKSSLKLLVNELRPTDRVAIVVYAGSAGLVLPSTPGNQKDKIIAALDKLEAGGSTAGGEGIIQAYKVARENFLKNGNNRVVLATDGDFNVGVSSDDGLVKLIEKERKSNVFLTVLGLGMGNLKDSKMEQLANKGNGNYAYIDNLMEAKKVLVKEFGSTLLTIAKDVKIQVEFNPKLVQAYRLIGYENRVLANKDFKDDKKDAGELGAGHAVTALYEVIPVGVKADLKFATPVAQTAADKETQIAANSTELMQVRLRYKAPKSDISKLLTGKVENSIAKPISTASNNLKFAAAVAAYGMNLRNSPFKGSSNFGSVLELANQSKGADLDGYRAEFIRLVEKSQKLTKS, from the coding sequence ATGTCTTTTTATCGATCGATACTCAATACCAGTCTCGTCATCTTACTCGCCAGCCTTACCGCGTGCGGTTCTGACACGAATAAGGCATCAGCTCCTGCAAGTAGCCCTACAAAGCCAGCAGCCACAGAGACAAAGACAAGTCCAACTGCATCAGTGCAGGGGTTAAATAGTGGAGCCAAGATGGATTCATCTGCGCCACTCCAATCAGAAGCTCCACCGATAGAAGCACCTACTGAGGAGAGCTATAAGTCGATCGAGGATAATCAATTTTACACTGCCGATCGACAGCCGCTCTCGACTTTCTCGATCGATGTGGATGCGGCTAGTTATAGTAATATTCGGCGATTTATTAATGGCGGGCAATTACCGCCTAAAGATGCCGTGCGAATCGAGGAAATGGTCAATTATTTCCCTTATGATTATCCCCAACCGACGGGAGATAAACCATTTTCGATTAATACTGAAGTTGCTACCGCCCCGTGGAATCCCCAGCACAAACTCGTGCAAATTGGATTGCAAGGCAAGAAAATTAGCATGGAGAAATTACCGCCAAATAATTTAGTCTTCTTGCTCGATGTTTCTGGCTCGATGAACGAACCGAATAAACTGCCCCTGCTCAAATCTTCGCTCAAACTATTAGTAAATGAACTCCGCCCGACCGATCGAGTCGCGATCGTCGTTTATGCTGGTAGTGCTGGCTTAGTTTTACCTTCAACGCCTGGAAATCAGAAAGATAAAATTATCGCCGCTCTCGATAAGTTAGAAGCTGGTGGTTCTACTGCTGGTGGGGAAGGCATCATTCAAGCTTATAAAGTAGCGCGAGAGAACTTTCTCAAAAATGGTAATAATCGAGTCGTGCTAGCAACGGATGGCGACTTTAATGTCGGTGTTAGTAGCGATGATGGTTTGGTTAAACTCATCGAAAAAGAACGGAAGAGTAATGTATTTCTCACAGTACTCGGCTTGGGCATGGGCAATCTTAAGGATTCTAAAATGGAACAGTTAGCCAACAAAGGTAATGGTAACTATGCCTATATAGACAATTTAATGGAAGCCAAAAAGGTTTTAGTCAAAGAATTTGGCTCGACCTTATTGACGATCGCCAAAGATGTCAAAATTCAAGTTGAATTCAATCCCAAACTCGTCCAAGCATATCGCCTGATTGGCTATGAAAATCGCGTCCTAGCTAACAAAGACTTCAAAGATGATAAAAAAGATGCTGGCGAACTTGGAGCCGGACACGCGGTTACAGCATTATATGAGGTGATTCCCGTCGGCGTGAAAGCCGATCTCAAGTTTGCGACACCTGTGGCTCAAACTGCGGCGGATAAGGAGACTCAAATTGCTGCTAATAGTACCGAATTGATGCAAGTCAGATTGCGGTATAAGGCTCCTAAATCCGATATTTCCAAACTCTTAACTGGGAAGGTGGAGAACTCGATCGCCAAACCGATTAGTACGGCTTCTAATAATCTCAAGTTTGCGGCGGCGGTTGCAGCTTATGGGATGAATTTGCGCAATTCTCCTTTTAAGGGGAGTAGCAATTTCGGGAGTGTACTGGAG